atatccttatagaacaggtggacaccagagaccgcagagaacacaagtcacccagtaccatctgtaaccaccagagggagcccaaaaacagaatccacaacagtacccccccccccttgaggaggggtcaccgaaccctcacgagaaccaccagggcgaccaggatgagccctatgaaatgcacggaccaaatcagcagcatgaacatcagaggcaaccacccaagaattatcctcctgaccataacccttccacttgaccaaatattggagtttccgtctggaaacacgagaatccaagatcttctccacaacatactccaattctccctccaccagcaccggagcaggaggctcaagcgaaggaacaacaggtacctcatacttccgcaacaacgaccgatggaacacattatgaatagcaaacgatgccgggagatccaaacgaaacgacacagggttaagaatttccaagatcctatagggaccgatgaaccgaggcttgaacttaggagaagagaccttcataggaacaaaacgagaagacaaccacaccaagtccccaacacgaagtcgaggacccacgtggcgacggcgattagcaaactgctgagccctctcctgggacaacttcaaattgtccaccacatgactccaaatctgatgcaacctatccaccaccatgtccactccaggacaatcagaaggctccacctgaccagaggaaaaacgaggatgaaaccccgaattacaaaagaaaggagaaaccaaggtagcagaactagcccgattattaagggcaaattcggcaagcggcaaaaaggtaacccagtcatcttgatcagcagaaacaaaacaccttaaataagtttccaaggtctgattagtttgttccatctggccattcgtctgaggatggaatgcagacgaaaaggacaaatcaatgcccatcttagcacagaacgtccgccaaaatctagacacaaactgggatcccctgtcagaaacgatgttctccggaatcccatgcaaacgaaccacgttctgaaaaaacagagggaccaactcagaggaggaaggcaacttaggcaagggtaccagatgaaccatcttagaaaagcggtcacacacataccagtgggctcagaatttccaggggagtcaggcacaaaactcctagaaagagcatccgccttcacattctttgaacctggcaggtatgaaaccacaaaatcgaaacgggagaaaaacagtgaccaacgagcctgtctaggattcagacgcttggcagactcaaggtaaatcagattcttgtgatcagtcaagaccaccacacgatgtctagcaccctcaagccaatgacgccactcctcaaatgcccacttcatggccaaaagctcccgattaccaacatcataattccgctcagtgggcgaaaactttctagaaaagaacgcacatggcttcatcactgagcaatcggagcttctctgtgacaaaaccgcccccgctccaatctcggaagcatcaacctcaacctgaaaaggaagcgaaacatctggctgacgcaacacaggagcagaagaaaactggcgcttaagttcctgaaaggcctccacagccgcaggagaccaatcagccacattagcacccttcttagtcaaatccgtcaaaggcttaacaacactagaaaaattagttatgaaacgacgataaaaattagcaaagcccaagaacttctgtagactcttaagagatgtaggctgcgtccagtcacaaatagcctgaaccttgacgggatccatctcaatagtagaaggggaaaaaatataccccaaaaaagaaatcttctggactccaaagagacactttgaaccttttacaaacaaagaattggcccgcaggacctgaaacaccttcctgacctgctgaacatgggactcccagtcatccgaaaaaaaccaaaacatcatccaaatacacaatcataaatttatccagatattcacggaaaatatcgtgcataaaggactggaagacagaaggagcattagaaagtctaaaaggcatcaccaaatactcaaaatggccctcaggcgtattaaatgcggttttccactcatcaccctgctttatccgcacaagattatacgcaccccgaagatcaatcttagtgaaccatttagcccccttaatgcgagcgaacaaatcagtcaacaatggcaaaggatactgatatttaactgtaatcttattcaaaagacggtaatctatacaaggcctcaaggaaccatcccttttggccacaaaaaaaaaacctgctcccaaaggggacgaagatggatggatatgtcccttttccaaggagtccttaacataatcccgcatagcagtatgctctggcactgacagattgaacaaacgacctttaggaaatttactgccaggaatcaaatctatagcacaatcgcaatccctgtgaggaggaagcgaattgagcttaggctcctcaaaaacatcccgataatcagacaaaaataccggaacctcagaaggagtagatgaagcgatagaaatcggacgtgcatcatcatgaaccccctgacatccccagcttaacacagacatcgttttccagtccaagactgggttatgagtttgtaaccatggcagaccaagcactaagacatcatgtaaattatacagtacgaggaagcgaatcacctcctgatgaacgggagtcatacgcatggtcacttgtgtccagtactgaggtttattcatagccaaaggtgtagagtcaattcctttcaaaggaatagggacttccagaggctccagactaaacccacagcggttggcaaatgaccaatccataagactcagggcagcgcctgaatccacataggcatcgacggaaatggctgataatatatctctgcttcatcttgcccctgagagagagccaataaagctttttcagcctgaatctctaggttaggttcctcatagagcaaacccaatgccagaaaaaacgcatccacattgagcaacgcaggatcccctggtgccaatgcaaatgcccaattctgagggtcaccccgcaggaaagatataacaatcttgacttgctgagcagggtctccagaagagcgagatttcaaagaaagaaacaacttgcaattgttcctaaaattcagaaaactagatctatctccagaaaaaaactctgggataggaattctaggttcagacataggagcatgtacaacaaaatcttgtatattttgaaccttagcagcaagattattcaggctggaagccaaactctggacgtccatgataaacagctgaggtcagagccattcaaggattaagaggaggtaagacgcagccaggctgcaattaaggctatgcagcaaactctgaggggggggaaaaaaaaaaacttcctcagactacttttcctcctacttcagccaatacgattaccactttttggccggctatactgtcatgatcccaatggcaggggatcacaaaaggacaagcacaaaaaacaaaacaagctctagggtgatggaaactgagctgaccgcgatcctgaacctcaacacacaactagctgcagccggggaacgtgcctacgatgattctagacgtctcgcgccagctgaagaactaactttccctattagaagaaacacagacctctcttgcctccagagaaacaccccacagaaatagcagccccccacatgtaatgacggtgaaatgagaggaaagcacatacgtagttatgaaaacagattcagcaaaatgaggcccgctaaagctagatagcagaggatacaaaagtgaactgcgcggtcagcgaaaaaccctacaaaaaaccatcctgaaattacttgaactcatgttccaactcatggaacatgaggagtaatatcagcccactagagcaaccagcaaaaaggaatcacatatctgcaagctggactaagacaaaaattaagcaaaacgtggaacaggaaaatcaaaaacttagcttgtcctgaagaatacagaagcgggaagcagaggtaacaagacacactgattacattgatagccggcgaggaaatgacaagaaagccaggttaaataggaaacttccATATCcttatagaacaggtggacaccagagaccgcagagaacacaagtcacccagtaccatctgtaaccaccagagggagcccaaaaacagaatccacaacagtacccataTCTGACAACCACAGTGTACCCATATCTGACAACCACAGTGTACCCATATCTGACAACTACAGTGCACCCATATTTGACAACCACAGTGTACCCATATCTGACAACCACAGTGCTCCCATATCTGACAACCACAGTGTACCCATATCTGACAACCACAGTGCACCCATATCTGACAACCACAGTGCACCCATATCTGACAACCACAGTGCACCCATATCTGACAACCACAGAGCACCCATATCTGACAACCACAGTGCACCCATATCTGACAACCACAGTGTACCCATATCTGACAACCACAGTGCACCCATATCTGACAACCACAGTGTACCCATATCTGACAACCACAGTCCTCCCATAAGTTCGCTACAATTCCCAACATGTGAGAAACACAGTAAACACTTGTCCTCTCCATGTTCCCATGTTGCTTAGCTTTCTCTCAGTTGGATGTTATCTGCAGCCACTCACATTgagcagtaaggctatgtgcacactttgcggattaggcttaggaatttctggtgcagattctgcctctccgggcagaaaacgcacctgcagattttgtcacgttttttgtgcggttccgcagcgttttttgtgcatttttgctgcggttttcttgcggatttgctgggttttttacccctgcgaatttctataatggaatgggtacaaaaacgctgcagatccgcaaaaaaagaagtgacatgctagtttttttaaaccgcagcgtttccgcagcggattttccgcaacgtgtgcacagctttttttttttctcattgaattacattgtactgtaaatcaattgcgaatctgcagcgtttctgcacctcaaaaaacgcagtggatccgcagagaatccgcaacgtgtgcacatagcctaataccccATCCTCCATATTGTCAGACTCAGATCAGGTCATGTCATGCACCTGTGATCGGGAGAGAATTTTGTGTACACGAGCGATTCTTCCCCACCTCCTGGCCTGTACGGTAGGCACAGTTGGGTCATGGCATTTGCCTCCATATCAGTGCCATCTGGGTGCGTTCTCTTTAAAGAGAATGTCTCAATTTTCAGCTATAAGAGGGGACCTGCCACTTGccaaaaatatgtaattttttccTGATGTAAATgttgctgttctcctgaattcggcgctgtttttcttgttttcctgctcctctccgttcctgagatatggccttatCTTCCCTGtttataaatctagtcttgttaaccAGGTGGGAGTGGTCATCAACTCTTTTCTATGACCCCGCCCAGTTGGCTTCTTTGTTCCctagatttacatacagtaaagagGAACAGAGAGGCAgaggaacagagaggcgcaggaacaaaagaaaacagCGCTGGATTCAGGAGAAGATCAGCATTTACaccaggaaaaaaaatatatacagattTATGGAAAGTGGAAGGTTCCCTATAAGTTACTATTTAACCAGTGTCATTTCATTTAATGAGTCTATTTTCTGCAGGAAAATAAAACTTCCCTTCCTCCAACATTCCTTAAAAACAGCATTAGGGTAATGAGATTTTATGATAAGCCGCTTTGACAATGTTAAGCCACATGCTGGACGTAGCCAACGATCGGAACCCGATGCCGCAAAACATCACTGAAACACATCAGGAAATAGTAATGTATTACTGTGGTATCATCCGTCTCCGGTAGTTCCCGTATTTGGCCTCTGTCCCCACCTCGACGTGCAGTAACCTGGAGCTTTCTGATTTGGGGCCAGGTTTAACTATAAAAGGGTAAAAGATCAGGAGTATGGGAAGAAGCCGGACCCCCTTTCTCTGCATACTCTTAGCGCCGTTGTATGAGAAGACCCCACATGGTTGGCATTTCTTCTTCAAACCTGGCAGCGatcagtctaaggctgccgtcacactatcagtatttggtcagtattttacctcagtatttgtaagccaaaaccaggagtggaacaattagaggaaaagtataatagaaacatatgcaccacttctgtatttatcacccactcctggttttggctttacaaatactgaggtaaaatactgaccaaatactgatagtgtgacggcagcctaacaccgaTACCTGGCTCGGGGATGGCAGGAGCTGCGCTCTTGTCCGTGGGACGTGTCCGATGTTCCCATGATGAAGGCCACCATGGAATAATATACGCCGCCCTTTGAAAAGTGGGTGACAGGTTTAGGAAAATAAGACAAGGTTTGTTTTCATTTATTCTCAGTGAATAGATGATTGTCACAGGTCCGGCCCTGCAGGGAAAAGCAAGGGTCTCTGAGGTAAAAAACCCTTCATGTGAACTACCACATTGACATGCATTGGTCCGTGTGCTGTTGATAGCTTGTCTGAACGAGACCTTACATCCCAGTAAATCTAAAGATGTGCGGGGTCCACCAGTATGAgagtcaggggcggacataccctTGGTGCAACATGTCAATCCACACAGGGGCCCGAGAGGTAAGGGGACCACTCctatctccaaagcaggtggaattgtgcattatgatgatgagctttggactgcaaagggcccatatactgttctttgcAGTAAaggctgtataaatatatatattttttattacatcAGTACTTTGTGAGAACACTAGGTGGCGACCACAACATATTAGTTTCAAAATGAAATTTATGTTCGTCATCCAGGAATTCATTCCACGCTTCTCTTGCCCTGACATGTAATCTGTGGCTGGTTGATCCCaccgtcagggccggctccaggttttcgagggccccgggcgaaagagtctcagtgggcccccccctttaacacataccctgatttatgatgcacagatacggcagagaaatgtatagtacaatgccagatttcacttcttacatgagtgacagctattgtagattctgcagtgtatatatacaggaggaaaggtgctgtgcagtgtatatatacaggagaggtgctgtgcagtgtatatatacaggaggaaaggtgctgtgcagtgtatatatacaggagaggtgctgtgcagtgtatatatacaggagaggtgctgtgcagtgtatatatacaggaggaaaggtgctgtgcagtgtatatatacaggagaggtgctgtgcagtgtatatatacaggaggaaaggtgctgtgcagtgtatatatacaggagaggtgcttttctgttttgagtttttctatgaaacaaagacttttctacataaacaacgttgtttggttttgcggccccaacagatctgtgctacaaagtaacaggcggctcgggcattaacgagggacctgatgctgaatcctttccacaaaccctaatgacccaattagtgccccgccattagaagctcattaaacgcctccctgtcccgagcagtcatgtacagtatggggggatcctgcagcccaccccctgactgctccataccatacactgccctctgtctcgctcactattatcctgtgcatttctccgtcatcgttaccccatgttgcacttgtcaccccccactacagagtagcagggcagccaatgtcaccccctcccggaccctaatggcagcaggaaatgtctgctcctctattgggttggaacctgatttaatcaaggaataatgtggatttgttgccggtggctgcaggggaagggttaagtgatgccatgtccgtggtgggagcagtggcagctgctgggacctggacagacacaaccaatgttgctgtgactgcacagtgtgacctggaggagagaagctgagactccggagcagaaatcacccacatgccagcactgggcagagtccctccagtcaccagcctggggccacggggccccaacctacagcccacagctcagatttatccatggcagcagctccccttcctcctggcatctggttaaccccatttatgtgggtcggattgttatctttaaggttcagcaataaccttcatacagatgggaaggggttaagcttcttcctaccccactggtgcaggtttggtgcagcatgcatgtattctgggtgagctgagcggctacaggctgcaccccaccagctgctcctccagacatcacccacatttttaggcagcggagacagacagcagcagactgagccacaactgcaagatacctttgcactcaggcactggtaggacggagctccgaaatctgcctgataaacttcagcactgtccgcagccacccaggggggagagcagagaactgctctctcagcCCACAGTGTcatactggctgccttctgttaacccctatgtgtgcctgcctggctgcactgactgagtgagaagatgcttgtgtcagagctggcacataggggttaagagaacgcagccagtgtgactttgtggggggagagagcatgttatctcctgctctgctctcccagctgtatctatgacagctaagtgggcccccccctctccccagggccccggcatttgcccgctgtgccgggtgctgacgccggccctgcccaccGTCCTCTCCTGGTGTCATGACTAGATAACAATCACATTACTTTGCacattcctttaaagggaatcagtcagcatgTTTTTACATATGGAGGTAGTGATATGGCTGTGCTGTCCCCCAGTAAGGGCTcatacttgcgtgaaatacggccgagtctcgcatggtaacacccggctctgccaccggcacttgggagcggagcgtgcagctccatgtattgctgtgctggagtgccggcggcagagccgggttttaacctgcgagactcggccgtatttcacgcgagtatgagccctaaaagtgATACCTTTTCTGTCAAGATGCAATGTGCAAGTCATGAGAAATCTATATGCAAATCAGACCTGAAGTGCACTGGGGCGTGTCTGTGCACTATTAGAATGCATCTTCCAAGTGAATTGACATGCCCATAGTGCACTTACAGTCTCATTTGCATATGACTTCAAATATGTTCTCTGAAAATTTCCCTTTAAGCAGGATTTTATACAAGAAAGAGGTTTACACTCACATAAAGATATGGGGTAGATTGCGTAAATGTGTTCACTTCCTAAAACATCATATATTCCTACAAAAACACATTATAAATGCTTCAtagtttaaaggagttgtccagtttcattaaaggggttgtccaggactatttgctgatgtcatgctgattgacagccaactcCCCGCAGTTAGGAAGCAGGGAGCTGGttgtcagtcagcatgacatcagcagtcatgcCCCATACATAGAGCAGGGCAGAAGAGAAGGCGCTGCTCTGTCAGCGGAAGCTGATCATTCGCAGGGAGGTCTGTGATTGCTCTGTGACAGCAGAGATCGGTGCCAAGCACAACAGGCAGCTGCttcgcaattacctgcctgttagttcttaggcccatagtaaaaaataaaaataacaaattgtCCTGGATAACTGCTTTAGAATATTATTAGTGTGACTGGCGCCCATAACAAGCCTTATCTATgttattttataatgttaggcaaaCGTTCCCTTCATGAACGGTAGGTGTGTGAATCTTtggttcatcagtattttgcacctgatcTGCCTTCTTACTTTATCATggaggtctgctgcatcctgcagtCCATTAGCATTGTGACCAGGTGTTGGTAAGTAGGGCTGTTTTTTATGCAATGTATTACTTTCCTACCATTACCATTGTTAATTTATTCCCAACGTGCCCTACAGGATCTTGTGAAACATGCCCCAGAGGTTCCTGTGAGACGTGCCCCAATAGTTACTCTGAGACATGCCCCAGAGGTTCCTGTGAGCTATGCCCCAGAGGATCCGGTGAGACATGTCCCAGAGTTCCTGTGAGACATGCCCCAGAGGTTCCTGTGAGACATGCCCCTGAGGTTCATGTGAGACGTGCCCTACAGGATCCTGTGAAACATACCCCAGAGGTTCCTGTGAGCTATGCCCCAGAGGATCCGGTGAGACATGCCCCAGAGTTCCTGTGAGACATGCCCCAGAGGTTCCTTTGAGACGTGCCCCAATGGTTACTCTGAGACATGCCCTAGTGGTTCCTGGGAGACGTGCCCCAAAGGTTACTGTGTGACATGCCCCAGAGGTTCCTGTGAGATGTGCCCTCAGAGGTTCCTGTGAGATGTACCCCAATGGTTACTCTGAGACATGCCCCAGAGGTTCCTGTGAGACATGCCCCAGAGGTTGGTTCCTGTGAGACATGCCCCAGAGGTTCCTGTGAGACATGCGCCAGAGGTTCCTGTGAGACATGTCCCAGAGGTTCCTGTGAGACGTGCTCCAGAGGTTCCTGTGAGATATGCCCCAGAGGTTCCTGTGAGAAGTGCCCCAGAGGTTCCTGTGAGACGTGCCCCAGAGGTTCCTGTGAGACATGCCCCAGAGGTTCCTGTGAGACATGCCCCAGAGGTTCCTGTGAGACATGCCCCAGAGGTTCCTGTGAGACGTGCCCCACAGGTTCCTGTGAGACGTGCCCCACAGGTTCCTGTGAGACGTGCTCCAGAGGTTCCTGTGAGATGTGCCCCAGAGGTTCCTGTGAGATGTGCCCCAGAGGTTCCTGTGAGATATGACCCAGAGGTTCCTGTGAGACATGCCCCACAGGTTCCTGTGAGACATGCTCCAGAGGTTCCTGTGAGACATGCGCCAGAGGTTCCTGTGAGACATGCCCCACAGGTTCCTGTGAGATGTGCCCCAGAGGTTCCTGTGAGACATGCGCCAGAGGTTCCTGTGAGACATGCTCCACAGGTTCCTGTGAGACGTGCTCCAGAGGTTCCTGTGAGATGTGCCCCAGAGGTTCCTGTGAGATGTGCCCCAGAGGTTCCTGTGAGATATGCCCCAGAGGTTCCTGTGAGACATGCCCCACAGGTTCCTGTGAGACATGCTCCAGAGGTTCCTGTGAGATGTGCCCCAGAGGTTCCTGTGAGATGTGCCCCAGAGGTTCCTGTGAGACATGCCCCAGAGGTTCCTGTGAGACATGCCCCAGAGGTTCCTGTGAGACATGCACCAGAGGTTCCTGTGAGACATGCCCCAGAGGTTCCTGTGAGGCATGCCCCACAGGTTCCTGTGAGA
This region of Ranitomeya imitator isolate aRanImi1 chromosome 1, aRanImi1.pri, whole genome shotgun sequence genomic DNA includes:
- the LOC138644445 gene encoding uncharacterized protein: MPQRLVPVRHAPEVPVRHAPEVPVRHVPEVPVRRAPEVPVRYAPEVPVRSAPEVPVRRAPEVPVRHAPEVPVRHAPEVPVRHAPEVPVRRAPQVPVRRAPQVPVRRAPEVPVRCAPEVPVRCAPEVPVRYDPEVPVRHAPQVPVRHAPEVPVRHAPEVPVRHAPQVPVRCAPEVPVRHAPEVPVRHAPQVPVRRAPEVPVRCAPEVPVRCAPEVPVRYAPEVPVRHAPQVPVRHAPEVPVRCAPEVPVRCAPEVPVRHAPEVPVRHAPEVPVRHAPEVPVRHAPEVPVRHAPQVPVRQAPEVPVRHAIQDPGNMPQRFL